The nucleotide sequence GGTAATAAGTTCAGCTTTCCCGGCTCTTTTTACAGCCCTCTATCTTGCAGAATATGCCGGCGGCTCCAAATTATCATATATCATTATGCTAGCAACTCAGTGCATGATCGGCATTCCTTCGATTCTCACCGGTTTGTTTGGCTACGCCTTGTTTGTTGTATATCTCGGCTTTGGAACATCATTGCTGGCTGGAGGCTTAACACTAGGCATAATGGTATATCCCACCTTAGTAGTACTGATGCGCAACGCTCTCAATGAAGTATCTGACGATTACCGGATAGCCGGCTTAGCTCTTGGTGTATCGCGCTGGTATATAATCCGCAGGATTATTCTGCCGAAGGCCGCACCAGGCCTAATTAGTGCCGTTCTTCTGGCTATGGGTTATGCGGCTGGCGCCACTGCTCCTATTATGGTGACAGCAACTGTAATAATAGCTAAGGGCTCGCTTGCCTTGTTTGACCCAGTAATGGCTCTGCCTTATCATCTCTATATTATGTTTAGCCAGCATGTCTCATTAGAAAATGCCTATGGCACCGCTCTGGTGCTAGTATTTATGCTGATTGTAATAAACACCGTTGCCCTTTGCCTGCAGCGCCGCCGGAAGGAGACTTCTTAAATGAAAATAAATGTTGACAATTTAAACGTTTGGTATGGTACCAGTCAAATTTTGCATAATATCAATTTGACCTTTAAAAGTAATACAATTTCAGCTATCATTGGTCCGTCTGGGTGTGGAAAAACCACCCTATTGCGTGCTATTAACCGCACAGCAGAATTGTACCCGAAGTTTTCCAGCTCCGGTGAAGTCTATATCAAAAGCACCCCTTTATATGATAAGATTGATGCGGCTGAGGTTCGCCGATTAATCGGAATGGTGTTTCAAGAACCTGTTATTCTACCGTTCAGTATTAAAGAAAATGTACTGTTCGGCCCACGTTATTATGGTGTGAATAATAAAAGCGAGCTTAATGGCTTAACTGAAAAGCTCCTGAGACAGGTAGGGCTGTGGCATGAGGTAAAAGACAAGCTGAATCAACCGGCCAGCGAATTGTCCGGCGGCCAGCAGCAGCGCCTGTCGATTGCCCGCGTCCTCGCAGTGCAGCCAAAAGTGCTGCTTTTAGACGAACCTTGTTCAAATCTTGATATATTATCGACCAGGCTTATTGAAGAACTTTTGACAAAATTGGCTGCTGAATTCTCAATTATTTTGGTTACGCACAATCTGGCGCAAGCTCGCCGGATTGCCGGTGAAACAATCTTTATGTCTGCCGGACGAGTAATAGAGCAAGGAGCTACCGACAAGCTGTTTACGGCGCCCACTCGAACTGAAACACAGGATTTTCTGGCCATGCAATAGCCGAGCATATAAATCAGACTTTTTGTTTCGTAAAAAACTTTACATGTTGACAGACAAAATTTAATGAACTAAGATTATAGTATAAACAGAATATTGGTAGCATGATGTTTGTGGGAGAGACTGCTTAATGCAGCGCCGAAGGAGCAAAAACGACGGATTGTTTAAACTCTCAGGCAAAGGAACCGCATTCGGACTACACTCTGGAGAATATGTCCCACGAGGGCATTACCGACGGAAGGTCTTAAATTAGACCAAAAATCTCTCAGGTAAAAGGACAGAGGCAACCGCTTAATTGTGGTGTCTCTGTTTTTATTTGCGCGGAAATAGTAAATACTATTTCCGCAGCACTGAGGGAGGTAGTATTATGTTGGAATTATGTCTAGGTGTTATGGCGACTGCTTCATGTATTATCAACTATCAGGATCTTGGTAACCGTAACATCGATGCTGATGGTAATAAAATATCATCAGGTAATCGCAGCTGTGATTTTTTGAATTCCTTGGTACTAAAATTAGGCAACGCAACTTGTATTAAAATAGCCGGTCTGATGTGGCTTATTGCCTATGGCTATCACTATATTATTGCCATCCTTTTCCCCATGTCGGTAATGCTGAATATGCTTAACATAATGGTAGCAGTATTGATTTCTTTACGATTTTGCCGCTTAATGTACCGTCTGACCTCATCGCAAGAAGGCGCTCCTCTTTTTCACAGTGATTTATTAACAACCACAGCCTGTATATGGGAAATTATCTTAGCCGGTGTCGTTTTAGTACATTTATTCCTATATTATTAAAAAACCCGGCTTGCACCGAGCTTAACCCAAAGTACAAGTCGCTAGTAGACTTAA is from Veillonellaceae bacterium and encodes:
- the pstA gene encoding phosphate ABC transporter permease PstA, with product MSLRTIIDKLWLMLFWLSGLLVLAVLLAIIAFLVVKGGPAISWEFLTASPKGLFLGVEGGIWPAIKGTAALVLIAVISSAFPALFTALYLAEYAGGSKLSYIIMLATQCMIGIPSILTGLFGYALFVVYLGFGTSLLAGGLTLGIMVYPTLVVLMRNALNEVSDDYRIAGLALGVSRWYIIRRIILPKAAPGLISAVLLAMGYAAGATAPIMVTATVIIAKGSLALFDPVMALPYHLYIMFSQHVSLENAYGTALVLVFMLIVINTVALCLQRRRKETS
- a CDS encoding phosphate ABC transporter ATP-binding protein, coding for MKINVDNLNVWYGTSQILHNINLTFKSNTISAIIGPSGCGKTTLLRAINRTAELYPKFSSSGEVYIKSTPLYDKIDAAEVRRLIGMVFQEPVILPFSIKENVLFGPRYYGVNNKSELNGLTEKLLRQVGLWHEVKDKLNQPASELSGGQQQRLSIARVLAVQPKVLLLDEPCSNLDILSTRLIEELLTKLAAEFSIILVTHNLAQARRIAGETIFMSAGRVIEQGATDKLFTAPTRTETQDFLAMQ